The proteins below are encoded in one region of Tachypleus tridentatus isolate NWPU-2018 chromosome 4, ASM421037v1, whole genome shotgun sequence:
- the LOC143248382 gene encoding uncharacterized protein LOC143248382, with protein MQANRRARYQPLLIILTMCLLRVASFNTSVRMIKAASFEPPSTPATKIKTNDELTVVTAVYMPSYGYRPFSPWGGKRHTSVLGNIDNDRDWNQDPSDTILPTREFEASGGKRSISVEIDDDIDHDYIEKRQFKPWGGKRNSVFSVLKHQSGLFGEKGRCNAWRGKKEFNPSEGKNVIY; from the coding sequence cGAGCACGGTACCAGCCTCTCTTAATCATTTTAACTATGTGTCTACTACGCGTGGCTTCTTTCAACACTTCAGTACGGATGATAAAAGCAGCGTCCTTTGAACCTCCTTCGACTCCAGCTACTAAGATAAAAACCAACGATGAACTCACAGTCGTCACAGCAGTCTACATGCCTTCATATGGTTATCGTCCTTTCAGTCCATGGGGAGGGAAGAGACACACTTCGGTTCTTGGAAATATTGACAATGATCGAGACTGGAACCAGGATCCTAGTGATACTATCTTGCCCACACGAGAGTTCGAAGCAAGTGGTGGTAAAAGAAGTATCTCTGTAGAAATAGACGACGATATCGACCATGACTACATTGAGAAGAGGCAATTTAAGCCTTGGGGGGGAAAACGGAACTctgtattttctgttttgaaaCATCAATCTGGTTTATTTGGTGAGAAAGGAAGATGTAATGCTTGGAGGGGAAAGAAAGAATTTAATCCATCGGAAGGAAAAAATGTCATTTATTAG